One window from the genome of Amycolatopsis sp. NBC_01480 encodes:
- a CDS encoding PPOX class F420-dependent oxidoreductase, with protein MSFTDEEVAYLRSQPLARVATVGPDGQPDVVPLAFEFDGTFFWVGGSGASVLGTRKFRNIESGQDQVSLVIDDLVSLNPFIARGIRVYGRAEPPVDRVGMVGPGVYTRITPAVSWSWNLAGEPVGDTWYESRRAVHGVASS; from the coding sequence GTGTCGTTCACTGACGAAGAGGTCGCCTACCTGCGTTCGCAGCCACTGGCCCGGGTGGCGACCGTCGGCCCGGATGGCCAGCCCGACGTGGTCCCGCTGGCCTTCGAGTTCGACGGGACGTTCTTCTGGGTCGGCGGCTCCGGCGCATCGGTCCTCGGCACCCGCAAGTTCCGCAACATCGAGTCCGGCCAGGATCAAGTGTCCCTGGTGATCGACGACCTCGTGTCGCTGAACCCGTTTATTGCCAGGGGGATTCGGGTCTACGGCCGCGCCGAGCCCCCGGTCGACCGGGTGGGCATGGTCGGGCCGGGCGTCTACACGCGGATCACGCCCGCTGTGTCCTGGAGCTGGAACCTGGCCGGCGAGCCGGTCGGTGACACTTGGTACGAATCGCGGCGAGCGGTCCACGGCGTGGCGTCTTCCTGA
- a CDS encoding MSMEG_0568 family radical SAM protein, translating into MRVGTRDDLETDLDTRADIAVRGVRMDAPVRRSKGAGPSDDGHLVVDGANAALPLNDTSPYSVRDGRIFRGPLDLGLSVEPVSRPKFYDMSTNDGVPYRKIALLHGKDVLASTVVQTCIRYGEDQRCRFCTIEESLRAESTVAAKTPAQLAEVAEAAVRLDGVKQMVLTTGTTSGPDRGARHLVRCVRAVLAAVPGLPIQVQIEPPGELGVLTDLKEAGATAIGIHVESLDEDVRRRWMPGKSTVPMAEYEAAWDEAVRVFGRNHVSTYLLIGLGEDPDELVAGAARLIERGVYPFVVPMRPMLGTLARRDGAVAPSTSLVRDVTGRVATLLRAAGMTGADQGAGCAACGACSVLSAAGG; encoded by the coding sequence GTGCGCGTCGGCACCCGAGACGACCTTGAAACCGATCTGGACACCCGCGCCGACATCGCCGTCCGCGGGGTGCGCATGGACGCACCCGTGCGGCGCAGCAAGGGCGCCGGGCCGAGCGACGACGGGCACCTGGTCGTCGACGGTGCCAACGCCGCCCTGCCGCTGAACGACACCAGCCCGTACTCCGTGCGGGACGGGCGGATCTTCCGCGGCCCGCTCGACCTCGGGCTGTCCGTGGAACCGGTGTCACGGCCGAAGTTCTACGATATGTCCACAAACGATGGTGTGCCATACCGGAAGATCGCGCTGCTGCACGGAAAGGACGTGCTCGCCAGCACGGTCGTGCAGACCTGCATCCGGTACGGCGAGGACCAGCGCTGCCGGTTCTGCACCATCGAGGAGTCGCTGCGCGCCGAGTCCACCGTCGCCGCCAAGACCCCGGCGCAGCTCGCCGAGGTGGCGGAGGCGGCGGTGCGGCTCGACGGCGTCAAGCAGATGGTGCTGACCACCGGCACCACCTCCGGCCCGGACCGCGGCGCGCGGCACCTCGTCCGCTGTGTGCGCGCGGTGCTGGCGGCGGTGCCGGGCCTGCCGATCCAGGTGCAGATCGAGCCGCCGGGCGAGCTCGGCGTGCTCACCGACCTGAAAGAAGCGGGCGCGACGGCGATCGGCATCCACGTGGAGTCGCTGGACGAGGACGTCCGGCGGCGCTGGATGCCGGGCAAGTCGACCGTGCCGATGGCCGAGTACGAGGCGGCCTGGGACGAGGCCGTGCGCGTGTTCGGCCGCAACCACGTGTCGACGTACCTGCTGATCGGGCTCGGGGAGGACCCGGACGAGCTGGTCGCGGGCGCCGCCCGGCTGATCGAGCGGGGCGTGTACCCGTTTGTGGTGCCGATGCGGCCGATGCTCGGCACGCTGGCCCGGCGGGACGGGGCGGTGGCGCCGTCCACCTCGCTGGTACGGGACGTGACCGGGCGGGTCGCGACGCTGCTGCGCGCGGCCGGGATGACCGGCGCCGATCAGGGCGCGGGCTGTGCGGCCTGTGGTGCGTGCAGTGTGCTGAGCGCGGCGGGAGGCTGA
- a CDS encoding amidohydrolase family protein, with amino-acid sequence MAGGWITDAHRHLGVLPAYPFYGGPPVAPAIGSRATIGELLADLDRERTERALVIPNYGVPDPAVAFSFNELCVEAAGKDDRIVAALWVSPRPEDAALTDEALKLAGEPGVRALKLSFLLGGRASDPACKPQLDRIFATARENDLVVHVHTSPGAASDIDEVGKLVEAYASEVKLHLVHFGGGMSGHIKLVGGRFFDWIAAGKQVYTDLSWAIGFTPRWLAEEISRRGIGHDRVLFASDEPWGDHSGELAKLTAVVGDGELAGHVFRSTFEVLYGPKKGK; translated from the coding sequence ATGGCCGGCGGCTGGATCACCGACGCGCACCGCCACCTCGGGGTGCTGCCCGCGTACCCGTTCTACGGCGGCCCGCCGGTCGCGCCGGCCATCGGCTCGCGCGCGACGATCGGCGAGCTGCTGGCCGACCTGGACCGCGAGCGCACCGAACGGGCGCTGGTGATCCCGAACTACGGGGTGCCCGACCCGGCGGTTGCCTTCTCCTTCAACGAGTTGTGCGTCGAAGCGGCCGGGAAGGACGACCGGATCGTCGCCGCGCTGTGGGTTTCGCCGCGGCCCGAGGACGCCGCGCTGACCGACGAGGCGTTGAAGCTCGCCGGTGAGCCCGGCGTGCGGGCGCTCAAGCTGAGCTTCCTGCTCGGCGGCCGCGCGAGCGACCCGGCCTGCAAACCGCAGCTGGACCGGATCTTCGCCACCGCACGGGAAAACGACCTCGTCGTCCACGTGCACACCTCGCCCGGCGCCGCGTCGGACATCGATGAGGTGGGCAAGCTCGTCGAGGCGTACGCGAGCGAGGTGAAGCTGCACCTCGTGCACTTCGGCGGGGGCATGAGCGGGCACATCAAACTCGTCGGAGGCCGGTTCTTCGACTGGATCGCCGCCGGGAAACAGGTCTACACCGACCTTTCCTGGGCGATCGGCTTCACCCCGCGCTGGCTCGCCGAGGAGATCTCCCGGCGCGGGATCGGGCACGACCGCGTGCTCTTCGCCTCCGACGAGCCGTGGGGCGACCACTCCGGCGAACTCGCCAAGCTGACCGCGGTGGTCGGCGACGGCGAGCTGGCCGGCCATGTTTTCCGGAGCACGTTCGAAGTGCTTTACGGACCGAAGAAAGGGAAATGA
- a CDS encoding LysR family transcriptional regulator, with amino-acid sequence MDLDLRKLRYFLAVAERLHFGRAAEELHIAQPVLSRQIRALEQDLGAALFTRDSHGVALTDAGRQLLSDTGPLLASADAVRRRVTVAARGSRRLAVGFRTGIPVIPAARAFEVRHPDVVLDVQRTEWDDQAPMLLDGRIDVGYVRLPIDETGLRVTPLYTEPLLVVLPAGHRLAGKEEVTEADLAGEPLVWHAGPDTHPTRRPLPDPGLRVRGVEEKLEHVAAGRGISFVARSETVFYSRPDISYVPVPELAPDQVCLAMAASRTSPLAEAFFAAAQATAEITADCGIHDPAATAPKDR; translated from the coding sequence ATGGATCTGGACCTGCGCAAACTGCGCTACTTCCTCGCCGTCGCCGAAAGGCTGCATTTCGGCCGGGCCGCCGAAGAGCTGCACATCGCGCAGCCGGTGCTCAGCCGGCAGATCCGGGCGCTGGAACAGGATCTCGGCGCCGCGCTGTTCACCCGCGACAGCCACGGCGTGGCGCTGACCGACGCCGGCCGGCAGCTGCTGTCCGACACCGGTCCGCTGCTCGCCTCCGCGGACGCGGTCCGCCGCCGCGTGACCGTGGCCGCGCGCGGCAGCCGGCGGCTGGCAGTCGGGTTCCGGACGGGCATCCCGGTCATCCCGGCGGCCCGGGCGTTCGAGGTCCGGCATCCGGACGTGGTCCTGGACGTGCAGCGGACCGAATGGGACGACCAGGCCCCGATGCTGCTCGACGGCCGGATCGACGTCGGTTATGTGCGGCTGCCCATCGACGAGACCGGCCTGCGCGTCACCCCGCTGTACACCGAGCCGCTGCTGGTGGTGCTGCCCGCCGGCCACCGGCTGGCCGGCAAGGAGGAGGTCACCGAGGCCGACCTGGCCGGTGAGCCGCTGGTCTGGCACGCCGGCCCGGACACGCACCCGACCCGGCGCCCGCTGCCCGACCCCGGGCTCCGGGTGCGCGGCGTGGAGGAGAAGCTCGAGCACGTCGCGGCCGGCCGGGGCATTTCGTTCGTGGCTCGTTCGGAGACGGTCTTCTACTCACGTCCGGACATCAGCTACGTGCCCGTCCCGGAACTCGCGCCCGACCAGGTGTGCCTCGCGATGGCGGCGTCGCGCACCTCGCCGCTGGCCGAGGCCTTCTTCGCCGCGGCGCAAGCGACGGCCGAGATCACCGCCGATTGCGGGATCCACGATCCGGCCGCGACTGCTCCGAAGGACCGCTGA
- a CDS encoding MSMEG_0572/Sll0783 family nitrogen starvation response protein, producing the protein MAELTDTEKTSLDEIPHPSLPQGSNLYGGTKVFPDYQAENGETYFTLVHGIAHESSVSFVAILQATRALRKGFETAIYFYGPGSLNCLATRGFPTTGNAAFPGEMNINDQLKTFIGEGGKVFCCRFGLSLHGAREEDLIEGVIPTHPLDVQDALIHYARKGAIINSTYMF; encoded by the coding sequence ATGGCAGAGCTGACCGACACCGAGAAGACCAGCCTCGACGAGATCCCCCACCCGTCGCTGCCGCAGGGCTCGAACCTCTACGGCGGGACCAAGGTCTTCCCGGACTACCAGGCGGAGAACGGGGAAACCTACTTCACCCTGGTGCACGGCATCGCGCACGAGTCTTCGGTGAGCTTCGTGGCGATCCTGCAGGCCACCCGCGCGCTGCGGAAGGGCTTCGAGACCGCGATCTACTTCTACGGCCCCGGCTCGCTGAACTGCCTGGCCACGCGCGGTTTCCCGACCACCGGCAACGCCGCGTTCCCGGGCGAGATGAACATCAACGACCAGCTCAAGACGTTCATCGGCGAGGGCGGCAAGGTGTTCTGCTGCCGCTTCGGCCTTTCACTGCACGGCGCCCGTGAAGAAGACCTCATCGAGGGCGTCATCCCGACGCACCCGCTCGACGTGCAGGACGCGCTGATCCACTACGCGCGCAAGGGCGCGATCATCAACTCCACGTACATGTTCTAG
- a CDS encoding MSMEG_0565 family glycosyltransferase — translation MRIALLSYSTKPRGGVVHTLALAEALAALGEDVTVWTLGRGGDSGFFRPVDPRVRLSIVPFPDVADETVGARILRSISVLRAAFTPDEYDIVHAQDCISANAVDRCVRTVHHLDTFTTPELAACHERAIVRPFAHVCVSASVAVEVEAGWGIRATVIPNGVDASRFSSAPYGDWRARLGRYVLAVGGIEPRKGSLDLLEAFARLDEPDLRLVVAGGETLFDYRDYRTQWEKRAAELGVDPVVLGPVPHDELPSLMRSAAVFAFPSTKEGFGLAAMEALAAGVPVVTRDLPVLREVFDGVARFASTPAEFADALRLALSSGSEDLEAGRVLARRYTWSAAAEAHRGFYRSLVGAGRLP, via the coding sequence ATGCGGATCGCTTTGCTGAGCTACTCGACGAAACCGCGTGGCGGGGTCGTCCACACCCTGGCGCTGGCGGAGGCGCTGGCCGCGCTCGGCGAGGACGTCACCGTGTGGACGCTGGGCCGCGGCGGCGACAGCGGCTTCTTCCGGCCGGTGGACCCGCGCGTGCGGCTGTCGATCGTGCCGTTCCCGGACGTCGCGGACGAGACGGTGGGTGCGCGCATCCTGCGGTCGATTTCGGTGCTGCGGGCGGCTTTCACGCCGGATGAGTACGACATCGTGCACGCGCAGGACTGCATCTCGGCCAACGCCGTGGACCGCTGCGTGCGGACGGTGCACCACCTCGACACGTTCACCACGCCGGAGCTGGCGGCGTGTCACGAGCGGGCGATCGTCCGGCCGTTCGCGCACGTTTGTGTTTCGGCTTCGGTGGCCGTGGAGGTCGAGGCGGGCTGGGGGATCCGGGCCACGGTGATTCCCAACGGCGTTGATGCTTCGCGGTTCTCTTCGGCTCCTTATGGCGACTGGCGCGCGCGGCTGGGGCGTTATGTGCTGGCCGTGGGCGGGATCGAGCCGCGGAAGGGCTCGCTGGACCTGCTGGAGGCGTTCGCCCGGCTGGACGAGCCGGACCTGCGCCTGGTCGTTGCGGGCGGCGAGACCCTGTTCGACTACCGGGATTACCGGACACAGTGGGAAAAACGCGCCGCTGAGCTGGGGGTGGATCCGGTGGTGCTCGGCCCGGTCCCGCATGACGAGCTGCCGTCGCTGATGCGCTCGGCGGCCGTGTTCGCCTTCCCGTCGACGAAGGAGGGCTTCGGCCTGGCCGCGATGGAGGCGCTGGCCGCCGGAGTCCCCGTGGTGACGCGCGACCTGCCCGTGCTGCGCGAGGTTTTCGACGGCGTCGCCCGCTTCGCCTCGACGCCGGCCGAGTTCGCGGACGCCCTGCGACTGGCGCTTTCGTCGGGTTCGGAAGATCTTGAGGCGGGGCGGGTTTTGGCGCGCCGGTACACGTGGTCGGCGGCGGCTGAGGCGCATCGGGGTTTCTATCGTTCGCTGGTGGGTGCTGGGCGCTTACCCTGA
- the mtnA gene encoding S-methyl-5-thioribose-1-phosphate isomerase: protein MRRTVDWVDGTIEIIDQVALPGEYRMLRLRTVDELIDAIRRLAVRGAPALGGAGALGVALAAFAGRDARAGTTHTTAIRAEAARAADVRAEATPPAEATSTADVRAEATSTADVRAEAKRIAEARPTAVNLSWGVTRALAKLDDGPEAVLAEALAVLDEDERLNRAASAHAAEVVLGATRRRPLRLLSHCNAGHLATVGWGTALGVVWHLHERGLVESVLVDETRPLLQGARLTAWELAQAGVPYRIQPDSAAAAAMALGLVDCVLVGADRITANGDVANKIGTYGLAIAAAHHGVPFVVVAPSSTVDESLATGADITIEERAADELTDFGGLRVAPDGAAVFNPAFDVTPAALITAVVTEHGVRTPSADGARV from the coding sequence ATGCGCCGCACAGTCGACTGGGTCGACGGCACCATCGAGATCATCGACCAGGTCGCGTTGCCCGGCGAGTACCGCATGCTGCGGCTGCGGACCGTCGACGAGCTGATCGACGCTATCCGGCGGTTAGCCGTGCGTGGGGCGCCCGCGTTGGGTGGGGCGGGCGCGCTCGGAGTGGCGCTCGCAGCCTTCGCGGGTCGGGACGCCCGGGCCGGAACCACGCACACAACTGCGATCCGAGCGGAAGCCGCACGCGCGGCCGACGTCCGGGCAGAGGCCACTCCCCCAGCCGAAGCCACGAGCACAGCCGACGTCCGGGCCGAAGCCACGAGCACAGCCGACGTCCGAGCCGAGGCCAAGCGGATTGCCGAGGCGCGGCCCACCGCGGTCAACCTCAGCTGGGGCGTCACCCGCGCGCTGGCGAAGCTCGACGACGGGCCCGAAGCCGTGCTCGCCGAGGCGTTGGCTGTGCTGGACGAGGATGAGCGACTCAACCGCGCCGCGTCCGCGCATGCGGCGGAAGTGGTGCTCGGCGCTACCCGACGGCGGCCGTTGCGGTTGCTCAGTCACTGCAACGCCGGGCATCTCGCCACGGTCGGGTGGGGCACTGCGCTGGGCGTCGTCTGGCATTTACATGAGCGGGGGCTGGTGGAGTCGGTGCTGGTCGACGAGACGCGGCCGCTGTTGCAAGGCGCGCGGCTCACCGCGTGGGAGCTCGCCCAGGCCGGAGTGCCCTACCGCATCCAGCCGGACAGTGCGGCCGCCGCCGCGATGGCACTCGGGCTGGTCGACTGCGTGCTCGTCGGCGCCGACCGCATCACCGCGAACGGCGACGTCGCCAACAAGATCGGCACCTACGGCCTCGCCATCGCCGCCGCGCATCACGGGGTGCCGTTCGTGGTTGTCGCGCCGTCGTCCACTGTGGACGAATCGCTGGCCACCGGTGCGGACATCACGATCGAGGAGCGCGCGGCGGACGAGCTGACCGACTTCGGCGGGCTTCGGGTGGCTCCCGACGGCGCCGCTGTGTTCAACCCAGCCTTCGATGTCACGCCCGCTGCCCTGATCACCGCGGTCGTCACCGAGCACGGTGTTCGCACGCCATCAGCCGACGGAGCACGCGTGTGA
- a CDS encoding carbon-nitrogen hydrolase family protein, giving the protein MSVLRMAAAAAPFDRDVEGDFARIEKLVAEARSEGVGLLALPEAALGGYLVNLDGGAEGPPALDPGGPEIRRLAAIAGDLVVTAGYCERDGDRRYNSAVCVSGDGVLGHHRKVHQPLSENASYGAGQGFAAFDTPVGRLGMMICYDKAFPESARALALDGAQIGICMSAWPGSRTNPSADLAEDRWKRRFDLFDRARALENQIVWLSANQSGTFGDLRFVASAKVVDPGGDVLADTGVGEGMAIAELDVERALATARRSMAHLADRRPSAYPDSVA; this is encoded by the coding sequence ATGAGCGTGTTGCGGATGGCCGCGGCGGCGGCCCCGTTCGACCGGGACGTCGAAGGCGACTTCGCCCGGATCGAGAAGCTGGTCGCCGAGGCCCGCTCCGAGGGGGTGGGACTGCTGGCGCTGCCCGAGGCGGCGCTGGGCGGCTACCTGGTGAACCTCGACGGCGGGGCCGAGGGGCCGCCCGCGCTGGACCCCGGCGGCCCGGAGATCCGGCGGCTCGCCGCGATCGCCGGCGACCTGGTGGTGACCGCGGGCTACTGCGAGCGCGACGGGGACCGCCGCTACAACTCGGCCGTCTGCGTCAGCGGCGACGGCGTGCTCGGCCACCACCGCAAGGTGCACCAGCCGCTGTCGGAGAACGCCAGTTACGGTGCCGGGCAAGGGTTTGCCGCGTTCGACACGCCGGTGGGCCGGCTCGGCATGATGATCTGCTACGACAAGGCGTTCCCCGAATCGGCGCGGGCGCTCGCGCTCGACGGCGCGCAGATCGGGATCTGCATGTCCGCCTGGCCGGGCAGCCGCACCAACCCCAGCGCGGACCTGGCCGAGGACCGCTGGAAGCGCCGGTTCGACCTGTTCGACCGGGCCCGCGCGCTGGAGAACCAGATCGTCTGGCTCTCGGCGAACCAGTCGGGCACCTTCGGCGACCTGCGGTTCGTCGCGAGCGCCAAGGTGGTCGACCCGGGCGGCGACGTGCTGGCCGACACCGGCGTCGGCGAGGGGATGGCGATCGCCGAGCTGGACGTCGAGCGGGCCCTGGCCACGGCGCGCCGGTCCATGGCGCACCTGGCCGACCGACGGCCCAGCGCGTACCCGGATAGTGTCGCGTGA
- a CDS encoding MSMEG_0569 family flavin-dependent oxidoreductase — MKFQLDGLHRPVIVVGGGQAGLSMSRCLTEAGVGHLVLERERAGHEWRARRWDSFCLVTPNWQCRLPGFPYQGEDPEGFMVRDEIVAYLEEYVRSFDVPLVEGVEATRLRQLPGGGFRLTTSAGELTADHVVLATGPYQVPLTPRLAERLPDDVVQLHSSEYRNPVQLPEGEVLVVGTGQSGCQIAEDLHLAGRRVHLAVGSAPRVARRYRGRDVVAWLDDMGYYARGIEEFADADAVRFRANHYVTGRDGGHDLDLRAFARDGMQLYGRLSDVRRGELAFADDLRRNLDGADAVSEGIKDSIDQYIAAQGVDAPQEARYVPVWSPPEGPRTLDAARISAVVWSTGYGRDHRWIDVPVFDGKGYPTHRRGVTSCPGLFFLGLPWQHTWGSGRFCGVAADAEYLARRILAGERAADVRWISGTPVATYPRDEDWVAPRTVA; from the coding sequence ATGAAATTCCAGCTCGACGGCCTGCACCGGCCGGTGATCGTGGTCGGCGGCGGCCAGGCGGGGCTCTCGATGTCCCGCTGCCTGACCGAAGCCGGGGTCGGGCACCTGGTGCTCGAACGCGAGCGCGCCGGGCACGAATGGCGTGCCCGCCGCTGGGACAGCTTCTGCCTGGTGACCCCCAATTGGCAATGCCGGCTGCCCGGGTTCCCCTATCAGGGCGAGGATCCCGAGGGCTTCATGGTGCGGGACGAGATCGTCGCGTACCTCGAGGAATACGTGCGCTCGTTCGACGTGCCCCTGGTCGAAGGCGTCGAGGCGACCCGGCTGCGGCAGCTGCCGGGCGGCGGTTTCCGGCTCACCACCAGCGCGGGTGAGCTGACCGCCGACCACGTGGTGCTGGCCACCGGCCCGTACCAGGTGCCGCTGACCCCGCGCTTGGCCGAGCGGCTGCCGGACGACGTCGTGCAGCTGCACTCCTCGGAGTACCGCAACCCGGTGCAGCTGCCCGAGGGCGAGGTCCTCGTGGTCGGCACCGGGCAGTCCGGCTGCCAGATCGCGGAGGACCTGCACCTGGCCGGACGGCGGGTGCACCTCGCGGTCGGGTCCGCGCCGCGGGTCGCGCGCCGGTACCGCGGTCGCGACGTAGTGGCCTGGCTGGACGACATGGGCTACTACGCCCGCGGCATCGAGGAGTTCGCCGACGCGGACGCGGTTCGCTTCCGCGCCAACCATTACGTCACCGGCCGCGACGGCGGGCACGACCTCGACCTGCGTGCCTTCGCCCGTGACGGGATGCAGCTCTACGGCCGGCTGAGCGACGTCCGCCGGGGCGAGCTGGCCTTCGCCGACGACCTGCGCCGCAATCTCGACGGTGCCGACGCGGTGTCCGAGGGCATCAAGGACTCGATCGACCAGTACATCGCCGCCCAAGGCGTGGACGCGCCGCAGGAAGCCCGTTACGTCCCGGTGTGGTCACCGCCGGAAGGACCGCGAACCCTTGACGCGGCAAGGATTTCCGCCGTCGTCTGGAGCACCGGTTACGGCCGGGACCATCGCTGGATCGACGTCCCGGTGTTCGACGGCAAGGGCTACCCGACGCACCGCCGCGGCGTCACGAGCTGCCCCGGCCTGTTCTTCCTCGGCCTGCCGTGGCAGCACACCTGGGGCTCCGGCCGGTTCTGCGGCGTCGCCGCGGACGCGGAGTACCTGGCCCGGCGCATCCTCGCGGGGGAGCGCGCGGCCGACGTCCGCTGGATCTCCGGCACGCCCGTCGCCACCTATCCCCGCGACGAGGACTGGGTCGCACCGAGGACGGTGGCGTGA
- a CDS encoding MSMEG_0567/sll0787 family protein: MDHDILALLGDVRSVAARPGFRVEPADHNGLTEYHALRHDAFVDRQGLFDRHDLDDRDTDPRTVVLLARDAAGTVLGGVRLGPVDDGPDLGWWQGGRLVVAPGSPHGTGTALVRAACARAESEGALRFEATVQACNERMFSRIGWSSVRPVTVAGTDHMLMRWPIDRIAALARSAKSALGPLLHGLTGVPGFVGDDGVPVPGSDLVAACDAIIPSMVERDPEWAGWCSVLVNVNDLAAMGAEPVGLLDALGARDASFASRVLSGLKRASTAYGVPVLGGHTQFGVPASLSVTALGRTEHPVPGGGGVAGQQVWLTADLSGNWRPGYTGRQWDSTSGRRPPELRDQLGAVARARPAAAKDVSMAGIAGSLGMLAEASGCGAVLDVASVPRPDGATVGDWFTCFPGFAMLTAGAPAPAHGAVTAACGELVPGSGVQLRWPDGELTPAVTGGVTGLGES, from the coding sequence ATGGACCACGACATCCTCGCGCTGCTGGGCGATGTCCGCAGCGTCGCCGCGCGGCCCGGTTTCCGCGTCGAGCCGGCTGACCACAATGGACTGACGGAGTACCACGCGCTGCGGCACGACGCGTTCGTCGACCGGCAGGGCCTGTTCGACCGGCACGACCTGGACGATCGCGACACGGACCCGCGCACGGTGGTCCTGCTCGCGCGGGACGCCGCGGGCACCGTGCTCGGCGGCGTCCGGCTCGGCCCGGTCGACGACGGGCCGGACCTGGGCTGGTGGCAGGGCGGCCGGCTGGTCGTCGCGCCGGGCAGCCCGCACGGCACCGGGACGGCGCTGGTGCGAGCGGCCTGCGCACGGGCCGAGTCGGAAGGCGCGCTGCGGTTCGAGGCGACCGTGCAGGCGTGCAACGAGCGGATGTTCAGCCGGATCGGCTGGTCGTCCGTCCGCCCGGTCACCGTCGCGGGCACGGACCACATGCTGATGCGCTGGCCGATCGACCGGATCGCCGCGCTGGCCCGCTCGGCCAAGAGCGCGCTGGGCCCGCTGCTGCACGGGCTCACCGGCGTGCCGGGCTTCGTCGGCGACGACGGCGTGCCCGTGCCGGGCAGCGACCTCGTGGCGGCATGCGACGCGATCATCCCGTCGATGGTCGAGCGCGACCCGGAGTGGGCGGGCTGGTGCTCGGTGCTGGTCAACGTGAACGACCTGGCCGCGATGGGCGCCGAACCCGTCGGGCTGCTGGACGCACTCGGCGCGCGTGACGCGTCGTTCGCCTCGCGGGTCCTTTCCGGACTGAAGCGCGCGAGCACCGCGTACGGCGTGCCGGTGCTGGGCGGGCACACGCAGTTCGGCGTGCCCGCTTCGCTGTCGGTCACCGCGCTGGGCCGGACCGAGCACCCGGTGCCTGGTGGCGGAGGTGTTGCCGGACAACAGGTCTGGCTCACCGCCGACCTGAGCGGAAATTGGCGTCCCGGCTACACCGGCCGGCAGTGGGACTCCACGAGCGGCCGGCGTCCGCCGGAATTGCGGGACCAGCTGGGCGCGGTGGCGCGGGCCCGGCCCGCGGCGGCGAAGGACGTGTCCATGGCCGGGATCGCCGGCTCGCTCGGCATGCTCGCGGAGGCCTCGGGCTGCGGCGCGGTGCTGGACGTCGCGAGCGTGCCCCGCCCGGACGGCGCGACGGTGGGCGACTGGTTCACCTGCTTCCCGGGGTTCGCGATGCTGACCGCGGGCGCGCCCGCCCCGGCGCACGGGGCGGTGACCGCGGCCTGCGGCGAGCTGGTGCCCGGCTCCGGCGTGCAGCTGCGCTGGCCGGACGGTGAGCTGACCCCGGCCGTCACCGGCGGGGTCACCGGATTGGGAGAGTCATGA
- a CDS encoding carbon-nitrogen hydrolase family protein → MGQIRIAAVAAHFGRDLEFDVQRIATLIDHARQSGAALLVLPDAALGGYLADLRHPDPEALPPALDPDGPELKTIQSLAAEMTVCVGYCEADGPRRYNAAACVTGDGVLGRHRKVHQPPGESVAYEAGDSFTAFDTPVGRVGMLIDYDKTFPESARSLAVDGAEIVACLSAWPTSITNRAPRMTQDRQSRLFDLYDQARAAENQVVLASSNQTGAMGGMRFLGQAKVVGPGGEILARTWSKAGIAVAELDVAQELANARRVLHHLGERKPAVYREA, encoded by the coding sequence ATGGGGCAGATCCGGATCGCCGCCGTGGCCGCGCACTTCGGCCGCGACCTCGAGTTCGACGTGCAGCGCATCGCGACGCTGATCGACCACGCCCGCCAGTCCGGCGCGGCCCTGCTGGTGCTGCCGGACGCGGCGCTCGGCGGCTACCTCGCCGACCTGCGGCATCCGGACCCCGAGGCGCTGCCGCCCGCGCTCGACCCGGACGGCCCGGAGCTCAAGACGATCCAGTCGCTCGCCGCGGAGATGACCGTCTGCGTCGGCTACTGCGAGGCCGACGGGCCGCGGCGCTACAACGCGGCGGCCTGCGTGACCGGCGACGGTGTGCTGGGGCGGCACCGGAAGGTGCACCAGCCGCCGGGGGAGAGCGTCGCGTACGAGGCCGGTGACTCCTTCACCGCGTTCGACACGCCGGTGGGCCGGGTCGGCATGCTGATCGACTACGACAAGACGTTCCCCGAGTCGGCGCGCTCGCTCGCGGTGGACGGCGCGGAGATCGTCGCCTGCCTGTCGGCCTGGCCGACCAGCATCACCAACCGCGCGCCGCGGATGACTCAGGACCGGCAGTCGCGGCTGTTCGACCTGTACGACCAGGCGCGGGCGGCGGAGAACCAGGTGGTGCTGGCCTCGTCCAACCAGACCGGCGCGATGGGCGGGATGCGGTTCCTCGGCCAGGCGAAGGTGGTCGGGCCGGGCGGCGAGATCCTGGCGCGCACCTGGTCGAAGGCGGGCATCGCGGTGGCCGAGCTGGACGTGGCGCAGGAGCTCGCGAACGCCCGGCGCGTGCTGCACCACCTGGGGGAGCGCAAACCCGCGGTTTACCGGGAGGCCTGA